A genome region from Glycine max cultivar Williams 82 chromosome 5, Glycine_max_v4.0, whole genome shotgun sequence includes the following:
- the LOC102670415 gene encoding 4-coumarate--CoA ligase-like 7: protein MFLHMDERTRISSPHIDPKSGFNRASMTFPSLKPPLLLPPPNAAVSVSTYVLPLRCNSLRPNLVTAIIDAATGHLLSYGEFIHRAQILATNLTIVLKLSKGDTTLVLHPNLIQVPILYFALLSLDVVLSPVNPLSTCSELTRLFNISNSSIIFAVSLVAEKTHEFHV from the coding sequence ATGTTCTTACACATGGATGAGAGAACAAGAATAAGCTCACCCCATATAGACCCAAAAAGCGGATTCAACCGCGCTTCTATGACCTTCCCCAGTCTCAAGCCACCACTCCTCCTTCCTCCTCCGAATGCCGCTGTCTCCGTCTCAACCTACGTCCTCCCCCTCCGATGCAACTCGCTGAGGCCAAACTTGGTCACCGCCATTATCGATGCCGCCACCGGCCACCTCCTCTCCTACGGGGAGTTCATCCATCGTGCTCAAATCCTAGCCACCAACCTCACCATCGTCCTCAAACTCTCCAAAGGCGACACCACACTGGTTCTCCACCCAAACCTAATCCAAGTTCCAATTCTCTACTTCGCACTTCTTTCCCTCGACGTGGTCCTCTCTCCAGTGAACCCTCTCTCCACGTGCTCTGAGCTCACGCGTCTCTTCAACATCAGCAATTCATCAATCATCTTCGCAGTATCTTTAGTCGCTGAAAAAACACATGAGTTTCATGTCTGA